CGCCGTCTACGTCGGCTCCGGCCGGCTCGACGTCGGGATCACCGGCCGCGACCTGCTGCTGGACTCCGGCGCGGACGCCGAGGAGGTGCTGGCGCTCGGCTTCGGCGGCTCCACCTTCCGCTTCGCCCGCCCGGTCGGCGTCGCCGTCGAGGACGTGCAGGGCCTGGAGGGCCTGCGGATCGCCACCTCCTACACCGGGCTGGTGGAGCAGCACCTCGCGGAGCAGGGCGTGAAGGCCACCGTCACCAAGCTGGACGGCGCGGTCGAGACCGCGGTGCAGCTCGGGGTCGCCGACGTCATCGCCGACGTGGTGGAGACCGGCACCAGCCTGCGCAACGCCGGTCTGGAGGTGTTCGGCGAGCCGATCCTGGTCTCCGACTCGGTGGTCATCCGGCCCAAGGGCGCCGGCGACGACGCCCGGGTGGAGCAGTTCCTGCGACGCCTGCAGGGTGTCCTGGTGGCCCGCCGCTACGTGCTGATGGACTACGACATCCGGGCCGAGCGGGTCGGCGACGCCGTCGCGCTCACCCCCGGCCTGGAGTCGCCGACCGTCTCGCCGCTGCACACCGAGGGCTGGGTGGCCGTCCGCGCCATGGTGCTCCGCAAGGAGGCCCAGCGGATCATGGACGACCTGTGGGCCATCGGCGCCCGGGCCATCCTCGTCACCAACATCCACGCCTGCCGTCTCTGACCGATCTCCGGGCGGGGGCCCACCGGCCCCCGCCCGCTCCACTGGAGCCACCGCGTTGTCCACCCCTGCCCCGCTGCCGGTGACCTGGTCCCCGCGCCGCAACCGCTACGTCCTGCTGCCGCTCTGCGCCGTGCTCGTGGTCGTCTTCACCGTGGTCGCCTTCGCGATGCCGGCCAACTGGCAGGCCAACGACCGGGTCGCCATGGTCTGCT
The Kitasatospora paranensis genome window above contains:
- the hisG gene encoding ATP phosphoribosyltransferase — encoded protein: MLRIAVPNKGSLSGPAAEMLHEAGYRQRKDPKELVLVDPENQVEFFFLRPRDIAVYVGSGRLDVGITGRDLLLDSGADAEEVLALGFGGSTFRFARPVGVAVEDVQGLEGLRIATSYTGLVEQHLAEQGVKATVTKLDGAVETAVQLGVADVIADVVETGTSLRNAGLEVFGEPILVSDSVVIRPKGAGDDARVEQFLRRLQGVLVARRYVLMDYDIRAERVGDAVALTPGLESPTVSPLHTEGWVAVRAMVLRKEAQRIMDDLWAIGARAILVTNIHACRL